The proteins below are encoded in one region of Chryseobacterium wanjuense:
- a CDS encoding T9SS type A sorting domain-containing protein, translated as MKKLYLSVLLVGTFVSLSAQEVVWQRDIKSDTQDFLSQVTTTIDGQYLITGSSIQSDKLQASGSKQNNGYDFKLIKLNQQGEEIWKKYFVGGNHDFLSTTVATQEGGFLLAGTSYSGKGFDKKEDSKGGSDLWLIRLNEFGDPIWQKTIGSTADEEVRSVIQTTDLGFFVAGNVQNSPKNYGSKDVLIVRLDKDGKKLSQTIFGGRGLDEVERMIPTRDGGALLGIYSRGGIGGSKKTENYGEGDYYIIKLDKNNKVQWEKNYGGKGDDHLRTLALTSTGYLIGGESRSERSGNKSVGIEEGTDLWLISLDERGEEIWQKSYNFKNRDVLMGMSVLHSSDDKTSKGILLGGYTQAEGRIENDDETFWMLYLDQNGNEQWRKHIKGESRKKEERLSDIKLNRDGSIVLAGTSAEELGKENWKIVKLGDKQIDQLIEKQDIKIYPNPVSDYAYVEIGFDFKEADILMYDMSGRQLQSLKTKNKVTKINTQSLIQGAYLVTVKTDTNKTASAKLIKK; from the coding sequence ATGAAAAAACTTTATTTGAGTGTACTTCTTGTAGGTACATTTGTTAGCCTATCCGCCCAGGAGGTGGTTTGGCAACGTGATATTAAATCCGATACTCAGGATTTTTTAAGTCAGGTTACAACGACTATCGACGGGCAATATCTAATTACAGGAAGCAGTATTCAAAGTGATAAACTTCAGGCTTCAGGTAGTAAGCAGAATAATGGTTACGATTTCAAATTAATAAAATTAAACCAACAGGGCGAAGAAATCTGGAAAAAATATTTCGTTGGCGGGAACCATGATTTCTTGTCTACAACAGTAGCTACTCAGGAAGGAGGATTTTTGTTAGCAGGTACTTCTTACTCAGGAAAAGGATTTGATAAAAAGGAGGATTCTAAAGGAGGATCAGATCTCTGGTTGATCCGTTTAAACGAGTTTGGAGACCCAATCTGGCAGAAAACAATTGGCTCTACAGCCGATGAAGAAGTAAGATCTGTTATTCAAACCACCGACTTAGGATTCTTTGTTGCGGGTAATGTTCAAAACTCACCTAAAAACTACGGATCAAAGGATGTTCTCATCGTAAGACTGGATAAGGACGGAAAAAAATTATCGCAAACTATTTTTGGTGGACGTGGGCTAGACGAGGTTGAAAGAATGATCCCAACAAGAGATGGAGGTGCATTGCTAGGGATATACTCACGAGGTGGCATTGGAGGCTCAAAGAAGACTGAAAATTATGGCGAAGGGGACTATTATATTATCAAATTGGATAAAAATAATAAGGTTCAGTGGGAGAAAAACTACGGAGGAAAAGGTGATGATCATTTGAGAACGTTGGCTTTAACATCTACAGGTTATTTAATCGGAGGAGAATCAAGATCGGAAAGGTCTGGAAATAAATCTGTGGGGATTGAAGAAGGAACAGACTTATGGTTGATTTCACTCGATGAAAGAGGAGAAGAAATCTGGCAGAAATCTTACAATTTCAAAAACAGGGATGTTTTAATGGGAATGAGCGTTTTGCATTCTTCGGATGATAAGACTTCAAAAGGAATTTTACTGGGAGGCTACACTCAGGCAGAAGGAAGGATTGAAAATGACGATGAAACTTTTTGGATGCTTTATCTGGATCAAAATGGTAATGAGCAGTGGAGAAAACATATAAAAGGTGAGTCCAGAAAGAAAGAGGAAAGACTATCTGATATAAAATTAAACAGAGACGGTTCAATTGTATTAGCCGGAACCAGTGCAGAGGAATTAGGAAAAGAAAACTGGAAGATTGTAAAACTGGGTGATAAGCAAATTGATCAGTTGATCGAAAAACAGGATATTAAGATCTATCCGAATCCAGTATCAGATTATGCTTATGTGGAAATCGGATTTGATTTTAAGGAAGCTGATATTTTGATGTATGATATGTCGGGAAGACAATTGCAAAGCTTAAAAACTAAGAATAAAGTGACGAAGATTAATACGCAGTCTTTGATTCAGGGGGCTTATCTGGTTACTGTTAAGACTGATACGAATAAAACAGCTAGTGCAAAATTAATAAAAAAATAA
- a CDS encoding DUF6443 domain-containing protein: protein MKRHLIIKALSIAGLLLVGKMGYAQTNTENYVQSKTCLDADCVKKAENVQYFDGLGRPKQEISIKTSPLGKDIVTHIEYDQYGRQTKDFLPIPQSGTQNGEIYTSPLGNAFSTYGSEKIFAEKVLENSPLDRIQQQIQVGNDWTGKPVKFDYQFNTAADKVRKFTTTTIWENGATKTTLGENWLYADAQLYKNSVKDEDGNQTIEFRNGQGQTILVRKVIANDEYADTYYVYNKYNQQAYVIPPLASIRGDIATSVDRQEELCYLYRYDRRNRLVEKKIPGKGWEHMVYDNADRLIFTQDEAMRPSSKWFFTKYDKLGRVIITGIVAGSTRTNMQTMIGNGIITESPNSNGFTKNGMQIYYSNDFFPSFEKALTVNYYDTYPAGAPAMPLPIFGQEILSQDAQNSSISTKSLPTASYVKNIEDDIWTKNYSYYDTKGRVIGTHSINHLGGYTKTEIELDFAGVPQRMNTYYARKNGENGVTVQERFVYDSQNRLLKHYHKVDDKPEELLADNTYNELSQLKSKKVGNNLQSIDYAYNIRGWLTDINKNEMPLADLGGKLFSYKIKYTQKDGIINPDNTLFSGKDVKARYNGNITEVDWRAVETLGVNPSSTPKRYGYAYDSLNRLTAGYYQNPNNPYSKESTESLSYDLNGNISNLYRTSVTEFGSNTATVIDNLNYAYAGNQVKTINDASQNPTGYEGGGNTITYDQNGNMLSMPDKGINSIQYNYLNLPNNLHLNRYGNEDVTISTKYRADGTKLRKENTTVTTGFSGSTTTVSVTDYLDGFQYFSSGTLTPPSGGFDMFSMRAMQPQAFSIDTPITVQDPTIQPIDGSTFALKTPDLQFFPTAEGFYDYQKDQYIYQYVDHLGNVRVSYTRNSAGALEITDSNDYYPFGMNHLKSGTAFFGQTSYKNHKYNGVELQETGIYATDWRGYMPDIGRFVGMDALAEDYADQTPFHFAMNNPANYADPTGLYSVSQGGDRIDLDPSEFGAFFKKYKNGINGPIGSVFNEIQTNTNDYSLTQNIPELVLTGNSSGWGSQMQSHYNSFMKNWQADQNLSEARTRLYGAIEDTKVGQSVSAAENFLFLELPASMVGGEFLAAGWRAAGLSRYLCGPLGRVSNGLLKICFTEGTLVATEKGSKKIENIKEGDLVWSYNEETGKKELKKVVELSRNTSSSLVKISVNGTEITCTPEHPFYVNGNWVEAKNLTKGTLLTTLDGTTSPVESIKFLDKKVKVYNFEVEGNHNYYVSEKGILVHNDCSLMTEFMGHFGKYVSNIDASINMGWFTGDVMELQVNAILRSSSAPRNGVMKALTETAEGMARKHGMSEVRIQFNMVHNSFLKHGGWADELGYYFSREGDTVFWEKVLH, encoded by the coding sequence ATGAAAAGACATTTAATAATAAAAGCATTATCGATAGCCGGCTTATTGCTTGTAGGCAAAATGGGATATGCACAAACCAATACTGAAAATTATGTGCAGTCCAAAACCTGTTTAGATGCAGACTGTGTAAAGAAAGCAGAAAACGTTCAGTATTTTGACGGGTTGGGAAGACCCAAACAGGAGATAAGCATAAAAACATCTCCTTTGGGAAAAGATATTGTTACCCATATCGAATATGATCAGTATGGAAGGCAGACCAAAGACTTTCTTCCTATTCCCCAATCGGGAACACAGAATGGGGAGATCTACACCTCCCCACTCGGTAATGCTTTCTCCACTTACGGTTCAGAAAAGATCTTTGCTGAGAAAGTATTGGAAAACTCACCATTAGACCGGATCCAACAGCAGATTCAGGTCGGAAATGACTGGACAGGTAAGCCTGTAAAATTTGATTATCAATTCAATACGGCCGCAGACAAGGTAAGAAAATTCACGACTACTACCATTTGGGAAAACGGAGCAACTAAAACCACGTTAGGGGAAAACTGGCTGTATGCCGATGCCCAGCTGTATAAAAACTCTGTAAAAGATGAAGACGGAAATCAAACCATAGAGTTTAGAAACGGACAGGGACAAACCATATTAGTAAGAAAAGTAATAGCCAATGATGAATATGCAGACACCTATTATGTGTACAACAAATACAACCAACAGGCTTATGTCATTCCTCCATTGGCAAGCATCCGTGGAGATATTGCCACAAGTGTTGACAGACAGGAAGAATTATGTTACCTATACCGCTATGACCGAAGGAATCGTCTGGTCGAAAAAAAGATTCCCGGAAAAGGTTGGGAGCATATGGTATATGATAATGCAGACAGGCTAATTTTCACTCAGGATGAAGCTATGCGTCCTTCTAGTAAATGGTTTTTTACCAAATATGATAAGTTAGGGAGAGTAATTATTACAGGAATTGTCGCGGGCAGCACTAGAACCAATATGCAGACAATGATCGGTAATGGAATAATAACAGAATCTCCCAACTCAAATGGTTTTACTAAAAATGGAATGCAGATTTATTACAGCAATGATTTTTTTCCTTCTTTTGAAAAAGCACTAACCGTTAATTATTACGATACTTATCCCGCAGGGGCACCTGCAATGCCACTCCCAATTTTTGGACAAGAGATTTTATCTCAGGATGCTCAAAATTCATCGATAAGTACCAAGAGCTTGCCGACAGCCTCTTATGTAAAGAATATCGAAGATGACATCTGGACAAAAAACTACTCTTACTACGACACCAAAGGAAGAGTAATCGGAACTCATTCCATTAATCATTTAGGAGGCTATACCAAAACCGAAATCGAGCTTGATTTTGCCGGAGTTCCTCAGAGAATGAACACCTATTATGCAAGAAAAAACGGTGAAAACGGGGTAACAGTACAAGAACGTTTTGTATATGATTCTCAAAACAGGCTTTTAAAACATTATCACAAAGTAGATGACAAGCCTGAAGAATTGTTGGCTGATAATACCTATAACGAACTTTCTCAGCTCAAAAGCAAAAAAGTTGGAAACAACCTGCAAAGTATTGATTATGCCTATAATATCAGAGGGTGGCTCACTGATATTAATAAAAACGAGATGCCTTTAGCTGATTTGGGTGGAAAACTATTTTCTTACAAAATAAAATACACTCAAAAAGATGGAATCATCAATCCTGATAATACGTTATTCTCAGGAAAAGATGTAAAAGCCAGATATAACGGAAACATTACAGAAGTAGATTGGAGAGCCGTGGAAACTTTAGGCGTTAATCCGTCTTCTACCCCAAAAAGATATGGCTATGCCTATGATTCGTTAAACAGATTGACGGCTGGTTATTACCAAAACCCGAATAACCCATACAGCAAAGAAAGTACGGAATCATTATCATATGATCTGAATGGAAATATCAGCAACCTGTACAGAACTTCCGTAACGGAATTTGGCAGCAACACCGCAACGGTAATCGACAATCTGAATTATGCCTACGCAGGAAATCAGGTAAAAACAATCAATGATGCTTCCCAGAACCCGACAGGATATGAAGGCGGCGGAAATACCATCACTTATGACCAGAACGGGAATATGCTGAGTATGCCGGATAAAGGAATCAATTCTATCCAGTACAATTACCTGAATCTGCCTAATAATTTACATCTCAATAGATATGGAAATGAAGATGTTACCATCAGTACCAAATACAGAGCAGATGGAACCAAGCTAAGAAAAGAGAATACAACCGTTACGACAGGTTTTAGCGGCAGTACAACGACAGTAAGCGTTACGGATTATCTGGATGGCTTCCAGTATTTCTCTTCCGGTACTTTGACGCCACCAAGTGGAGGTTTTGACATGTTTTCCATGAGGGCAATGCAGCCACAAGCATTTAGCATTGATACTCCGATTACGGTGCAGGACCCAACGATTCAGCCTATTGACGGAAGTACTTTTGCTCTGAAAACTCCTGATCTTCAATTTTTCCCTACGGCAGAGGGGTTTTATGACTATCAAAAAGATCAGTATATTTACCAGTACGTTGACCATTTAGGAAATGTAAGGGTTTCTTACACTAGAAACAGCGCAGGTGCTCTTGAAATCACAGATTCTAATGATTATTATCCTTTCGGGATGAATCATTTGAAATCGGGAACAGCGTTCTTTGGACAAACAAGCTATAAAAACCATAAATATAATGGGGTGGAGCTTCAGGAAACGGGGATCTATGCAACAGACTGGCGTGGATATATGCCTGATATAGGTAGATTTGTAGGGATGGATGCCCTTGCGGAAGATTATGCAGACCAGACGCCTTTCCATTTTGCAATGAATAATCCGGCCAATTATGCCGATCCTACAGGATTGTACAGCGTTTCTCAGGGAGGTGACAGGATAGACCTCGACCCTAGTGAGTTTGGAGCTTTCTTTAAGAAATATAAAAATGGCATCAATGGTCCTATAGGCAGTGTATTCAACGAGATACAAACCAATACCAATGATTATTCTCTTACCCAGAATATTCCCGAGCTTGTACTTACAGGAAACAGTTCCGGATGGGGAAGCCAGATGCAGAGCCATTATAACTCCTTTATGAAAAACTGGCAAGCCGATCAAAATCTAAGTGAAGCCAGAACAAGACTCTATGGCGCAATAGAAGACACTAAAGTAGGGCAATCTGTTTCTGCAGCGGAGAATTTCTTATTTTTGGAGTTGCCGGCATCTATGGTTGGTGGGGAATTTTTGGCAGCAGGTTGGAGAGCAGCAGGATTGAGTCGCTATCTATGTGGACCATTAGGAAGAGTAAGCAACGGATTATTAAAAATATGCTTCACAGAAGGAACTCTGGTAGCCACAGAAAAAGGCAGTAAAAAGATTGAAAACATCAAAGAAGGCGATCTTGTATGGAGCTACAATGAAGAAACAGGCAAAAAAGAACTGAAAAAAGTAGTTGAGTTATCCCGCAATACTTCTTCTTCATTAGTGAAAATCTCTGTAAACGGCACGGAAATTACCTGTACGCCGGAACATCCTTTCTATGTAAACGGAAACTGGGTAGAAGCCAAAAACCTAACAAAAGGTACACTTCTAACTACTTTAGACGGAACAACTTCTCCTGTAGAATCTATCAAATTCTTGGATAAAAAGGTAAAAGTCTATAACTTTGAGGTTGAAGGTAACCATAATTACTATGTTTCTGAGAAAGGGATTTTAGTGCATAATGATTGTTCTTTAATGACTGAATTTATGGGTCATTTCGGTAAATACGTTTCAAACATCGATGCTAGTATTAATATGGGATGGTTTACAGGAGATGTTATGGAACTGCAGGTTAATGCTATATTACGAAGCTCAAGTGCCCCCAGAAATGGTGTAATGAAAGCATTAACAGAAACGGCTGAAGGTATGGCAAGAAAACATGGAATGAGTGAAGTTCGTATACAGTTCAATATGGTTCATAATTCTTTCCTTAAGCATGGAGGATGGGCAGACGAACTGGGATATTATTTTAGTAGAGAGGGAGATACAGTTTTTTGGGAAAAAGTTTTACATTAG
- a CDS encoding ParB N-terminal domain-containing protein, with the protein MVREATVGQAKNWISTELGMQSVKAIDDIAGKLAKNDPFVFSQPIKVVQAEGKTFILNGHHRIEAAIKMGYEGSIPYQRIPASQISQHSGFSNISELLKAFGH; encoded by the coding sequence ATGGTTAGAGAGGCAACAGTTGGTCAAGCTAAAAATTGGATTTCTACCGAACTTGGAATGCAAAGCGTTAAAGCAATAGATGACATAGCAGGCAAATTAGCTAAAAATGATCCTTTTGTATTTTCTCAGCCAATAAAAGTTGTTCAAGCAGAAGGTAAAACATTCATTTTGAATGGTCACCATAGAATAGAAGCAGCAATCAAAATGGGATATGAAGGCTCTATTCCATATCAAAGAATACCTGCAAGTCAAATTTCCCAACATTCAGGGTTTAGTAATATAAGTGAACTTCTTAAAGCGTTTGGACATTAA
- a CDS encoding RHS repeat-associated core domain-containing protein, which translates to MTDSNDYYPFGMNHLKSGTAFFGQASYKNHKYNSKELQETGIYATDWRGYMPDIGRFVGMDALAEDYADQTPFHFAMNNPANYADPTGLYYESPGKDRIDLDPSEFGAFFKKYKNGINGPIGSVFNEIETNTNDYSLTQNLPELVLSAPKSYQGNAALTGLTLSFGIQQHLSTYLGMQQQPFDRMAWVRNDRGVDMIGGLNDPIGIFDIAGQIMSNWEPENRYLAMGVGILAAVALKKPQLALAEEKATYYSVAYEMKLSEGSYPGIYRGGHFREANKALEAAMVSDAKFASGIENLGITIPRSPAGSILGKSPTNWVWHHHVDEGIMQLVPKPQHTVGSSFWSIMHPGNKGGFSIWGK; encoded by the coding sequence ATCACAGATTCTAATGATTATTATCCTTTCGGGATGAATCATTTGAAATCGGGAACAGCGTTCTTTGGACAAGCAAGCTATAAAAACCATAAATATAACAGTAAAGAGCTTCAGGAAACGGGGATCTATGCAACAGACTGGCGTGGATATATGCCTGATATAGGTAGATTTGTAGGGATGGATGCCCTTGCGGAAGATTATGCAGACCAGACGCCTTTCCATTTTGCAATGAATAATCCGGCCAATTATGCCGATCCTACAGGATTGTACTACGAGTCTCCAGGGAAAGACAGGATCGATCTTGACCCCAGCGAGTTTGGCGCTTTCTTTAAGAAATATAAAAACGGTATCAATGGTCCTATAGGCAGTGTATTCAACGAGATAGAAACCAATACCAATGATTATTCTCTTACACAGAATCTTCCCGAGCTTGTGCTTTCTGCCCCTAAAAGCTATCAGGGAAATGCCGCCCTTACTGGTTTAACGTTGAGTTTTGGGATTCAGCAGCACCTGTCTACCTATTTGGGAATGCAACAGCAACCTTTTGATCGAATGGCATGGGTGAGAAATGATAGAGGAGTTGACATGATTGGAGGTCTTAATGATCCCATTGGTATTTTTGATATAGCAGGACAAATAATGAGTAACTGGGAGCCTGAAAATAGATACCTTGCGATGGGCGTAGGGATTCTGGCGGCGGTTGCTTTAAAGAAACCACAGTTAGCCTTAGCGGAAGAAAAAGCTACCTATTATTCAGTTGCTTATGAAATGAAACTTTCTGAAGGTTCTTATCCTGGGATATATAGAGGAGGTCATTTTCGTGAAGCAAATAAAGCACTTGAAGCTGCCATGGTATCAGATGCAAAATTTGCTTCGGGCATTGAAAATCTTGGAATTACTATTCCAAGATCACCAGCAGGGTCTATATTAGGGAAATCTCCAACGAATTGGGTTTGGCATCATCACGTGGATGAAGGTATAATGCAGCTAGTTCCTAAACCACAACATACTGTTGGAAGCTCATTTTGGAGTATTATGCATCCCGGAAATAAAGGAGGTTTTTCAATTTGGGGAAAATAA
- a CDS encoding DUF6896 domain-containing protein, which translates to MDNSKIYNFIQSYGAKCIKLNFALISNFKLNEILDLQDINHFILPLRASKLKIISHEGNFILENEDVEYHIHGTGVTFTINEIKYSFNIEPINESVLPVFSISSLYDYITLVYTKMSHNDFTAVINQLVEKRLLINIHENVLSYYIPQLEFSKNNYQ; encoded by the coding sequence ATGGATAACTCGAAAATATATAATTTTATACAATCATACGGAGCAAAATGTATTAAACTAAATTTTGCACTCATCTCCAATTTTAAATTAAATGAGATTTTGGATTTACAAGATATCAATCACTTTATTTTACCGCTACGAGCTAGTAAATTAAAAATTATAAGTCATGAAGGGAATTTTATTTTAGAAAATGAAGATGTTGAATATCATATTCATGGAACAGGCGTAACTTTTACTATTAATGAAATAAAATATTCATTTAATATTGAACCAATAAACGAAAGTGTTCTACCTGTTTTTTCTATATCATCACTTTATGATTATATTACACTAGTTTATACGAAAATGAGTCATAATGATTTTACGGCTGTTATCAATCAATTAGTCGAGAAGAGACTTCTCATTAATATCCATGAAAATGTATTGAGTTATTATATACCACAATTAGAATTTTCTAAAAATAATTATCAATAA